One window of Henckelia pumila isolate YLH828 unplaced genomic scaffold, ASM3356847v2 CTG_525:::fragment_3, whole genome shotgun sequence genomic DNA carries:
- the LOC140873319 gene encoding uncharacterized protein, with the protein MDSVATSGSGNGRWKKLDKTRRSWTAREEEVLIQSLKEVVTKGWKSENGFRAGYLNLLENAMQAAIPGTNLRGNPHINSKIHVWKKTYSTLVTLLSKSGVGWNDSENTIEVTDEAWEAIVKTDQSFRAMRHKQWTFFNDWSEIFGNDRAAGDERDNFQSALDEVLRLERVIPDEQLIPGSLTTNFVEVNEDSISETHTPTSKQSAGATSKMKKRKQANDTDESIATAINNLSHITKDTMSHLIKEMSSVEKISDVQDKALDALKGMK; encoded by the exons ATGGATAGTGTCGCAACTTCTGGGAGTGGCAATGGTAGGTGGAAGAAACTAGATAAGACGCGTCGTAGTTGGACTGCTCGTGAAGAAGAAGTGTTGATACAATCTCTGAAAGAAGTTGTCACAAAAGGCTGGAAAAGTGAGAATGGTTTTAGAGCGGGTTATTTGAATTTGTTGGAGAATGCAATGCAGGCCGCAATCCCAGGTACAAATTTACGTGGTAATCCACATATAAATTCGAAAATCCATGTGTGGAAGAAAACGTATAGTACTCTGGTGACGTTATTATCCAAAAGTGGTGTCGGGTGGAATGACAGTGAGAACACCATAGAGGTTACAGATGAGGCCTGGGAAGCAATTGTTAAG ACTGACCAAAGCTTTCGAGCGATGCGACACAAGCAGTGGACATTTTTTAATGATTGGAGTGAAATATTTGGAAACGATCGTGCTGCTGGAGACGAGAGAGATAATTTTCAGAGTGCACTGGATGAGGTTTTAAGACTTGAACGGGTGATCCCAGATGAACAACTCATTCCCGGGAGTCTGACAACCAACTTTGTCGAAGTTAATGAAGACTCAATATCTGAAACGCATACTCCAACATCCAAACAAAGTGCAGGTGCAACTTCAAAAATGAAGAAAAGAAAGCAAGCAAACGACACTGACGAATCTATAGCGACAGCGATTAACAATCTCTCACACATAACTAAAGATACAATGTCACATTTGATCAAGGAAATGTCTTCGGTGGAAAAGATCTCAGATGTACAAGATAAAGCGTTAGATGCATTGAAGGGGATGAAATGA